The region AACATTGGTCACATTGTGTaactaaatttttccaaacgaGTGATCTTTCTTTGCACAGTGTTACAACACTGTAAATATAAAAAGGGGCACGTGGTATTTACGTATATAGTATGATACCACTACTTTTGagattaatttgtttttttcttttttcatctattcacatttttacagcatttttttacattttgattagaatattttaacaaaaattacgatatttttaatttcctttgCAAGTCCaatcaaattgtaaattgCAACGCCATACATTTAAGTCCACATCAACCCTAAGCTTACTTTTTTGTCGATTGAAGAAACACTGGTAGTACACCGTACGTTACATTGTATTGTTAGCAACTAAAATTGTATTCATGTACTCGGATGGTTTATTCTCCATTTTCGGACTTCTGAAACACATTTTATGCAGTCAGGATCGATGGTTGATGAATTTATTACTTTGTCCCTCATAAAATATGAAAGCAAAGTGaatgaagagaaaatataTCATGCAAACATGACCTGCTAattagaaatataaaattaaaatatcaaccTTTTATGGCTATCTCTATGTGCAGGCAAGCAGATCTGTTCCGTAAAATACAAATATGTCATGTTATTTTCTAGTCCCATCTCTAAAACTTTCATCATTTGCAGACGAATTTTACCTGACACTAGTACACAATAATGAACCGAAGTTATTACATGTGTGAAATTaaatcgttgatttttttactttctatGAAGCAGATAGATACCATATAGATAAATGGTTTGCaatcatacatttttttctcttccttgtTACTAATCATTTGCAACCAATTCGTGGTGTGTAACATGccaaaataataatcatggATATAATGACTCTCTGTACAACACAATCCGCCTACCGTGTTGTTACGTGCGTCTCCATTGTaacattataaaattatttatatttattagcaagtattattaattaaattatgaCGAATTGTACTATACATGCAGTAGAGccatttctatattttctccaggaaaattattttatatctttctGAAACTTGTGATAATAAAAACTCAATCGAACTGATACTCATATGAGAAGagtataatacatatgcaCTGCATGAAGGAACTTTGTAGAAAGAAATCGGTCAAGTTCTATGCATTGATATATCGATTAAATACAATCGCTAGTAATTGAAGAGTTGATTATTAGACTCAAATGTAAATAATCATTGTTATTCTAAATCTTATCTGTCTTTATGTGCTTGATTAGGTCACAGCATCAGATGTCTTCTACCTTTAATACGATTTACAAGGTTGCAAATTTTTAGTGCTGGACCCAACTTCAAACCCATGTACTTCATCATCATGTCTGAGTTCAGAAGCAGCAGCGCCTTACCATCAATTTCCTGTcaaagattaaaatttttgacacgAATAATAATGTAATTCAAGCTTTCCATACAAGAGAAACGTTACCATATGTTTATGTGAACAATAGTAGAATTGCACTGGTATAGTTTGATCTTTTCATTGTGATTATTAAGGTATGGTTGGAAAAGGGTTACTATTTACTATATTATGAATAATACAAGATTTCACTGAAACTTACATGTTTCCTGAATAGATCTGCATGTTGGCCTAATGCAGGATCCGTCGCAGCTATGTATTGAATGACATCCTCTATAGTCCACTCAGCAGGCTCTGAAGAAGAGATTCTGCTAGCTGGACTTTCAGATTGTGTTGTCGATGTGGCTGCTTCTAATTCTGAAATAAAAGCTAAGCTATTTCTCAACTATACTTTGACAAAGGTTGAATTTGATCACACCTAATCCAGAAATTCTAGAGGATCTATTTGTGGATCTAGTTCCCTTAAAATCGGAAATCAATGTCTTGGCAATTCTTACCAAGGACCGGCTTTCTCGGTTGTTTGGCTGCTGTGGGTGAGGTTGGTATGTTTGTAGAAACAGGGCCAGGACTGGATTGGAGGGGTGGTGCGGTGGTTGTGGGATTTTGTTGGCTATCGGAGGACCATCTCCGTTTCTCAGCTGTGCCATTAGACTCGTCCCTTTTGTTGGATGGCGATTGCTGTACAGGACATTTTGTACACTGTTCCTTTCGCCTGAAGAGCATATGTTCACAGGCACACACATCTTCGAGTTGTCTTCTGATGTATGTGTAaaaatcttcttcttctaaaAACACTGGTAACCTCACAGATGTTGGTTTGCTTTCAAGAGTCAGATTAATGCACTCTCCTTCACCCCGTTTCAACAAACTTAGCATTTGTCTGGGGCTGATCGCTGCCATTAACAGGGCTTGAAAAATGTCTCTTGTCACGCTTAGCATTGGTCCTGAACCAAACTGAGCGGGCATAGCTTTCACTTTACGAGGATCAAAATAAGGACCAGATGAACAATTGTGATTCACAAACATCGTTACTGTAACAAAAGATATACACATTTCAGGACACAAATTTCGCATCAATGTCAGATACTTCTGATACTCCGTTGAATCTTCAAGCTCGAAAATGATGGTTACATCATTGTTCAAAAGGTTATCATACcattttcaaattgacgaGTTTTGGTATTTGCCGTGCTTGTATCTGGTTCTGTCGCCGGTTGCGGAGGTACGCTCGATCCAGCTGGGCTGACTAAGGCTACTGCTGGTTCTCCCCCTGACACAGTAAGCACTGGCAAGACATTACTTGTCCTCGATTTGAATCTGTTTTGTCCAGTTGCTAtagtaaaaatatgaatattaacACATCGATCAAGAGTAATTTAATTACGATAGTACTTCCGTGGTTGTTCAAAATCATCCAACTTATAAATTTTGTCATgcaagaaataatttatttttatttattatctaaTCATGATGGATCACAATATTtctgtttaaaatttaaaaaatactttcACAACTGTGTATCTgtatcagaaaaattaaatttaattggCCTTACATTTTTGCCTCGGTGGCTGTAGCGGATGTCCGCTTTTAAAGCACCAGCCTGCAGGAAATATATCCCGAGAATCGTAACGGCACCAGTAATCAAAAGCACCTCTCCATCCATCGAAAGTTATGTGAATAATGTCATCCTTTACAGCGCCAACAGTTGCTGTGCATATAAGTTGTGGATTTTTCTTATCAATAGCTTCGAGCTTGTACCCAACTTCGAAGAGATTGGAACGTGGATCTTTTGGTTCCCGTTTAAAAACTTTAGCTGGTGCCATTTCAGCGCCATTAAGCGTTTTCAAAAGAAACATTGGCCAGCTAGATGCATTCATCCGGAAACCTAGCGGTGGTTGTAACATTCCCCCAGATTTTTCGCAGTGACCAATCGGATGTATTTCATTGCTATCTACCAAGCGCCAAAAATCGTTTTTGTTATCCGAACCATCGAGTCGCAATCTTAATCTCGGCCCCAAGACTCCAACTACTGTTGCGATGCATGTAGAAGTCAAGTTGCGAGGGTCCAGTGCCTCAAGTTTCATTCccattttaaattcatttgttGGCGGAACTTCGTGCTGCCATTTTACAGggaaatatcaatttaatcAATGGGTAGATTTTATACTGTGCAAAAAAGGAAACTAAAATAGAAGATGAAAACAAGTAGTACCTGTTTAAAGCAATCAATAGGTGCAGCCACACTGTTGGTCTCTTTGAGATATAATTCCCAATCAAACGTTTGGTACGTCTCATACTGGAAAGGACCAGATGATGTTGAAGGAGACTGAGATACAGTTGGTTGACTATTGGTGCCGGTATAAGATTGCGTTGTCGAAGGGATGCTACTTCCACTAGGGAGGCCAGAAGGTGCAGGAGAGGCTGCAGGAGATGGTTGCTCACCATTGTCTATATTTAAAGACACATAGATTATATATTGTGATAATATATTATGAGAAATAACATTATCGCCATAACAGTAAACATCAATGAGTCTATTGATCTAGGATTATTACTAACTTTTTCTTGATTCACTCTCTTTTTTTTGATGCTTATTAAGACAGAAAGAAGAGCAAAAATCCTTGATTGGAGTATCACGCTGTTCCAGTCTGACTGGAGTCCCTCTAATCACATTATCGCACTGCACGCAGGCCCCTCTGATGTAGGCTTTGCGATACTCGGATAAACAAGTTTCTGAACAAAACTCTTTTTTTCCATGCTGTGTCGGCAGTACGTATTTCAACGGCTGCTTTGTTTCTCCGCACCAAGTGCAGGAACTCTTTGGTTTAGGTGGTCGACCTGGGCCTAAGTTGAAATATTAACTTTAAATAGGTCTGCAAAAACTACATGATGTGATTGTTCAGTCATAAATCTGATTGTTTGaagttattttacaaaatacatCGTTGACACATCtttcttttcaaatcaatGATGCCGAAATATCGTTACGATTTATCTTTCATGTATGGAAGATCATTTAGAAGGTATTAATTTCAAGGTAGTAATAATTCAATATAACGATAGATATTTACACACTTATTTAATGTAAAAGTACAGATATATAGCATTTGAATAATCTTGCGAttttaattgaagaataaaaaaaaaagacattaGAAGTGAAAGACGAGGTTATTTACGTATTATAACCGTGCGATATATCATACCTCGCATCTTCCCTTGGTTAGCAGACATCCTGGCCGGTAGTAATTTGGCTAATAATATAAGCCAGAAACAAAACTAACCACCATGAATGATTTATGCAACCAACTAACAATGACACCTACAATCAAAAGAATTTGCATCCATTAACGATACACATTTTGGCATCTAGAGAATGCCCCCTGAGCGCGGAAAATTGTTCCCGGGTTGAAAATAATACCGGCTCGGTCGGGATCGCgcagtataattatataaatattatcgatCCGCATTAAGCATTGATTACGTAGGACGTTTGACGATTATTATTCCTACTGTATTTACGTAGTTTTCATTCTGATAATATTATACACCCACAAGCACAGAGTTTACTGTCAACGCCGCCATATTGCTTTTATATAGTCGCGCGCGGTGTCTCTTGGAACCAAATCCTGTCCGATCCGAACTCGCGCCGAATGCCGCCACGGTGTAAAAATTAAGAGATACCTACACGGAAAGAATGAGATAGATATGAGCGCCATCTCGGATTGTACCCAGACCCATCTGTAAAGAAATAATATTCAGATGGTACTGTGACCAGCACCAGGCTGAGTTTCTAGAGTGGGAAGGAACATGGGTCAATGCTTGGGCTAAAGAGAGACTGATGATTTTAGCCAGCGACGAGCCCGTCGTTGATTGTCATCACCTCTCGCAAATATGGCATAATAGCGCCATTCAATTATCTTACCGCCCGCATGTATCTATTGAACCGACGCGAGTTCGGGGGACATTAGCATTCTCGAGAGTTAGAggattaatttttactctccTCAAGATTGTACTTATCCTGTACTAATTTGAGAGTATGCACATTAAAGTTTTACGCACATTATAAGTAACGGGAATTGAGGGCATAGATATACCCAAAATGCTTGAACGCCACTTTTATTACTTCAGTAGAATTTTTCCGATCTgctattatataatatactttaataaaatataaatttccaTGAAAAATAGGATCACAAGGTAATTATCACTATGATATATCGTGAACCTGCGTACCCGCAGGCTTTATAAACCCGAACAATAAATGTTATGCGTactaaaatataatttcaattattttggaTACAAGTGAatactatatacatatacatatgtaagtttatatgtatatacatacatgtataagtcagttggagaaatttaatttgaaattaaacgaCGTACTTACGTTCTATCAGAATCTCACTCTTATAAACTTGATCATACATGTAACTATTATAGATTCTGTATTCATCATCCAAGATTGTACTACAGCAGATAGCTACAGTAAAGAATATTAGACGTTCAATTTAAACGTTGACTAATTTGGATTGCAAGATATGATgcaatatactatttttcgCCAACTATGACCtataaagtttgttttccTGCTTGGTGCTGTTTATACTTCTAGGTATGCAACTCTAAACTTCATTACTGCCAGATGCTGTTTTGGCTTTTGGTTGCTGCTTAATGCGGTAATCAGAAAGTGCTGCCTTGATTGCATCCTCTGCAAGCACTGAAataaggatttttttaattttatagtaatttACATGCCTACGAATGCAAGTTAAAAAGTTTAAAATGGATTTGGAAATATTGCCTTGAATCTCTgatatagaataaaaattatagttTTTACTAAGTCTACTTTACTAAATTACCAGCTAGCTACTGAAAAACCATTTCTAGCACTTGGATTTTGATAcatgaaatattaattattaatttttcatgccAGCAACCCAGTTACATTTCTGATTCATCATACAAATCTTATCTTTAACCTTTCATTACTCGCACTTTGAGCGTGACTTTAGCCTTTAGACAAAAATCCCAATATATGTAACTATATGAGTAACTGTGACTTCATACTTTACTACTTTTCTCTTTGAAATGTTTACTATAGTTGGATATACTCATAATTGATAACTATTTAATGTATAAGAAAAGTATATTAATGTTCAATAAGATCGTGAAATAGTAGCACAGTGCTCATTACACGAGTTAAATCgttgattcaatttttccgACCACGTTGCCAGAGTTGACTTGGAACATCTCAGCTGACAGTAAAGATGGTTGATACACACAGTGTGCTTATATACTCTTAGATTTAAAAGAAATTATGTTCgatacatatattttcaaaataatcaattaagCTGTTTAATAAAAAGATTTCATTactatattgtgacgtggcaATGTCCCATTTCATTTAACATAGGTGGCAGAGTGCTGTCCGCACAATGAAATTCGTTGTGCAAGCAAGTGCCACTAACGAAAGGTTAACAATGCTATTATCAATCTAATGGGCTAAAACTTACTCGAACAATGTAGCTTGACTGGTGGAAGGCAAAGTTCCTTTGCAATGTCAGTGTTCTTTAGCTCCAATGCTTGGTCAACCTGATTACAAATATTAATAGTGATTAGCGATGTTTAAAGTATAATGCACACACAGGATTAATCGAAGCATGAACTTACCGTTTTACCCTTAACCCATTCAGTAGCAAGAGAGCTAGAGGCGATAGCTGATCCGCAGCCAAATGTCTTGAATTTAGCATcagtgatttttccattttcatcaACTTTTATTTGAAGTTTCATGACATCGCCACATGCCGGAGCTCCTACAAGGCCAGTGCCCACATGTTTGTCATTTTTATCAAGAGAACCAACATTCCTCGGATTTTCATAGTGGTCTAGCACCTGGATAATATTGTAACAACGGGGGAAATTAAGAAAGGACTGAGAATCAATGGGTTCACTGCGCGAATTgagcgaacgccgagccaaagaagtctcacaAAACGAGgaatattttagaaagaaaGTGGATGTATTTGGTCACGAAgttctctttttaaagtccagagactgactgtttttacaataatatttgtTGACCAGCAACCCTATTCATTTTAAGACATATGAAAGCTTTCAGTTTaagatgactactagatcattagaAAGCCGATAACACGGGTGATTGATGATTTCACCCTTTACAACAATATTGAGACATATACAGTTTGTGATATACGAAAAAGTTAAGAAGTAAACAAGTCCGacgttttgaaaatacaatCTGAAACTAACAATGTCCGTActttacgagaaaaaaaaaatgtatacagattttttttactgttacgcaaaatgtcaaatAGTGAATCGGACATTACGGTAGGTTATCAGGTATGAAATACTTACATTGGCATGATATGACACAACGGGTACACTTCGGGATAGAACACTTGCCGCATCCGTAAATTTTTTCGGCAAAACACGAAGTAAAGACATGGTTGTTAAATATCAACTTGCCTTGATGATTTGCGGTTGTCGTTTAAGGAACAGCTCAGACGAGCGTCTAGAACAATTCTGAACGAGACGCAGTGCGCGTCGGCACCTCGTGAGCGCCCTGCGCATTCCGTTGACGGCACAGTCATGGACATAGCTGCAGTCAACGCAGTCAACTCACATTTCGCGGGAAATTCGAAATTAGACCAGACCCAATAGAGCGTTATCGCGTCTTCAGTCACCGCAATAGAGCGTTATCGCGACTGGAGATATATACCATATGTGTAGTATGCATGCCTGTACATCTTCAGTCAATGTCatgatttattatttcgatatcaatgtatgtatgtacaatactTATTGGTGAATGGCGCATGGAATGCAAATTTAGTCAGAATCTAAAATTTATCACGGAGAATCTAACTCGCTTTATCTCGTTGGTTAATTGTAAACAACTTCGCAGATTTCTAGTTTCATAGTTATATTTCGTTTTCAAACGGAAATTACAACAAAACCT is a window of Neodiprion pinetum isolate iyNeoPine1 chromosome 4, iyNeoPine1.2, whole genome shotgun sequence DNA encoding:
- the IscU gene encoding iron-sulfur cluster assembly scaffold protein IscU — its product is MSLLRVLPKKFTDAASVLSRSVPVVSYHANVLDHYENPRNVGSLDKNDKHVGTGLVGAPACGDVMKLQIKVDENGKITDAKFKTFGCGSAIASSSLATEWVKGKTVDQALELKNTDIAKELCLPPVKLHCSMLAEDAIKAALSDYRIKQQPKAKTASGSNEV
- the Scm gene encoding polycomb protein Scm, producing MSANQGKMRGPGRPPKPKSSCTWCGETKQPLKYVLPTQHGKKEFCSETCLSEYRKAYIRGACVQCDNVIRGTPVRLEQRDTPIKDFCSSFCLNKHQKKESESRKNNGEQPSPAASPAPSGLPSGSSIPSTTQSYTGTNSQPTVSQSPSTSSGPFQYETYQTFDWELYLKETNSVAAPIDCFKQHEVPPTNEFKMGMKLEALDPRNLTSTCIATVVGVLGPRLRLRLDGSDNKNDFWRLVDSNEIHPIGHCEKSGGMLQPPLGFRMNASSWPMFLLKTLNGAEMAPAKVFKREPKDPRSNLFEVGYKLEAIDKKNPQLICTATVGAVKDDIIHITFDGWRGAFDYWCRYDSRDIFPAGWCFKSGHPLQPPRQKSTGQNRFKSRTSNVLPVLTVSGGEPAVALVSPAGSSVPPQPATEPDTSTANTKTRQFENVTMFVNHNCSSGPYFDPRKVKAMPAQFGSGPMLSVTRDIFQALLMAAISPRQMLSLLKRGEGECINLTLESKPTSVRLPVFLEEEDFYTYIRRQLEDVCACEHMLFRRKEQCTKCPVQQSPSNKRDESNGTAEKRRWSSDSQQNPTTTAPPLQSSPGPVSTNIPTSPTAAKQPRKPVLELEAATSTTQSESPASRISSSEPAEWTIEDVIQYIAATDPALGQHADLFRKHEIDGKALLLLNSDMMMKYMGLKLGPALKICNLVNRIKGRRHLML